The Novosphingobium humi DNA window GCTTTCCAGCCTGGCATAGCGATCGAGTTCCTCGAACCCGGCCAGCATCAGCGCGCTGTCCGCCGCGACAACGGCGGCCAGCGCGCGATATTCATGCGGCGTCGGGCCGAACAATTGCTGTTGAATCACCTCGGCAAAGCCCTGAATCGCATTCACCGGCGTGCGCAATTCATGCAGCAACTGGCGCAGGCGGTCGGTCTCGCTGTCCTGCGCGGGAACGGCGGGGGCAGGGGATGCCGCAACCGCCGCAGGCCGTCGAAAGCGCCCCAGATGGCCGATATAGCGCCCGCCCAGCGGATCGAAGCGCGGCACGGCGTCCACCTGCCATTCGCCCGCAATCGCCGGCGCCCCGGCCAGCGTGATCATCACCGCGCGGAAGGGTTGGTGCAGGCGCACCGCATTGGCCCCCGGCCCATTGCCGCCCAGCCCATAGCCCACCACCATCGGCGCGACCCGCGCCTCGGCCCAGACGATGCGGCCTTCGCCATCGCTGGCGAAATCGAACGACTGGATCGGTTGGCCCGGGCGGGTCTTTTTGGGCGGTGCCGGACGGGCGGCCTCGGCGGCGATGTTGTTTTCTCGGGCCTGACGAAAGGCTTCGATTCGCCGCACCAATGCGCCGATCGTATCCTCGGCCGGCGGCGAGGAGGATTGATAGGCCGACGCGCGCGGGGGCCGGGCCGGGGTCGGAGGCGGCGCGGGCGTTTGGGCCACGGGTTCGGGGGCTTGGGGCGTCGGTTCCTTTGGCGCGGCCGTGCTGCTCAACGCCGGATCGCCTATGCCCAGACGTGCCAGCAGCGCCCGCGCGCCCGGCCCCAGATCGCGCCGCATGCCCAAGCTCCCGCGCGAGGCCAGCGGCAGCGCGGGGATCAGGTCAACCCATTGCTCATCGCTCAATTGCGCGGCGTGGAGCGCGGACAAAGACACCACCGGTTCGGCCCCCGCCAGCGTCGCCACCAGCCGGGGCGCGCGCAGCCGCAGGCCGGGCTGGCGCAGAATCGCCGCGCGGTCGGCCGCCGGAATCCGCCCGCCCAATTCGCCAAGCCGCAGATAGGCCAGATCGACCATTTCGCCCTGTTCCTCAACCGGCAGCGTGCCCAGCAAGTCCAGCAATTGCCGGAACTGAATGCGCGCGACGCCTTGCCCGACTGGCGTCAGGCGAAGGGCGGTGGCAAGGCGGTCGTCATAGCGCATGGTTTTTTGTATCAGCAGTTATGGTGTTTCAGATGGCCTTTCCAAGCCAATACGGCGTGAAATCCTAGCGAGAGGTTAGGATCGGCAGCGGAACCTGTGTACAACTTTATTATGCATCCTATCACACCTGTTGGCAGGCGAAAGCACGTAGCTTGGTGGCGTTGCAATGTGGGACGATTGCGGCCATAGATAATAATATTAGCACGGCCCGCAACAGATGGGCTGATTCTTTCATCTTTGGCGACCCAGCCGACAGGATGGGTCTTTCCGCCGCAATCTGCGGGCCGCAAATGGGGATTTTCCGGGCTTATGGCCAACCTTGATCAGATCGACCGGCGCTTGCTGGCCGAATTGCAGGACGAGGGCCGCGTTACCAATGTCGAATTGGCCCAACGCGTCGGGCTGACCGCGCCGCCTTGCCTGCGCCGTGTGCGCGCGCTTGAGGAAGAGGGCGTCATCCGCGGCTATCACGCCGAACTCGATGGGGCCAAGCTCGGCTTCTCGATAACCGTCTTTGCCATGGTCTCGCTCAAAAGCCAGGCCGAGGAAGCCTTGCGCGGGTTCGAGGACCATGTGCGCGGGCTGCCCGAAGTGCGCGAATGCCATATGCTCAATGGCGAAATCGACTTCATCCTGAAAATCGTCAGCCGCGATCTGCAAAGCTTTCAGGAATTCCTGACCAGCAAGCTGACGCCCGCGCCCAATGTAGCCAGCGTCAAGACGTCGCTGACGATTCGCACGTCGAAGCATTTGCCGGGTGTGCCGTTGGAGGATTGATGCGGGGGGGCGTTGAAGGCCGCCATTTATGCCTCCGGCGGGCCAAGGGACTCGACCCTTGGCAATCCTATTATGGGGTGGCGTAAAGTGGCTGCCTTGTGCCGGGTCTGAAATGATAAAAGCCTGCGGCGCTATAGAAGGCGCCGCAGGCTTTTAATTTTCAACGCCGCGTTCAAAAGCCGGGGCCGAGTTTATAACGCGACAAAGACAGTAACGGGATTGCCAAGGGTCGAGACCCTTGGCCCGCCGGAGGCAAACCCTTTTAAACCTTCATCGACCCCGTCTCGATGAACCGCTGATGCCAACTTAGCGCCTCACCGGGCAGCGAGGGCGCATGCAGGCCATAAGACCCCTTGAGCGCGCGCTCATAATAATCGGCCAGCATCGGGCGGAAATCGGGGTGGGCGCAGTTCTGGATGATGGCCAGCGCGCGTTGCTTGGGGCTAAGCCCGCGCAGGTCCGCAAGGCCCTGTTCGGTCACGACCACCTGCACGTCCTGCGCGATATGATCCACATGGGCCACCTGCGGCACGATGGCGCTGATCTTGCCGCCCTTGGCGGTGCTGGGCGTCATGAAGATCGAGACATAGGCGTTGCGGGCAAAGTCGCCGCTGCCGCCGATGCCGTTCTGGATGCGGCTGCCCATGACATGCGTCGAATTGACGTTGCCGTAGATGTCGGCCTCGATCAGGCCGTTCATGGCGATACAGCCAAGGCGGCGGATCAACTCGGGGTGGTTGCTGATTTCCTGCGGGCGCAGGATCATCTTTTCCCGATAGGCCGCCATGTTGCTGTTCATCCGCTGCGCCGCCTCGGGCGACAGCGAGAAGGACGTGGCCGAGGCCATGCGCAGCTTGCCCGCGTCGAGCAGGTCGATCATGCCGTCCTGGATCACCTCGGTATAGGATGTGAGGTTTTCAAACGGGCTGTTGACCAGACCCGAGAGCACAGCATTGGCGATATTGCCCACGCCCGATTGCAGCGGGAGCAGGTTTTCCGGCATCCGCCCCTGCTTGACTTCATTGGCAAGGAAATCAAGCAGATGCCCCGCGATGCGCAGCGCCGTCTCGCCCGGCGCGTCAAAGGGCAGATTGCGGTCGGGCGCGTCGGTTTCGACAATCGCCACGATCTTGTCAGGATCGCATTGCAGCGTGGGCTGGCCGATGCGGTCATCCGGGCGCGTCAGAGGAATCGGCACGCGATGCGGGGGCAGGCGGGTGCCGTAATAAATGTCATGCATCCCCTCCAGCTCTTCGGCCTGCCAGCGGTTCACCTCAAGGATGATGCGGTCGGCGCGGTCGAGCCAGGTCTTGTTGTTGCCCACCGACGAGGAAGGCACGAGGCTGCCGTCGGCGTTGATGGCCGTCACCTCGACCAGCGCGACATCGAGCGGGCCAAGAAAGCCCTGCCATGCCATCGGCGCCACCTGCGAGAGGTGCATGTCGAAATAGTCCATCTGGCCGCTGTTGATTTTTTCGCGGGCGATGGGGTCGGAATTATAGGGCAGGCGGAATTCGATGCCATTGGCCTTGGCCAGCGCCGCGTCCAGTTCCGGCCCGGTCGAGGCGCCGGTCCACACGCGCACCTGAAACGGATCGCCCGCGCGATGGGCATCCTCGATCCGCGAGGCCAGCGCCAGCGGCACCGCCTTGGGATAACCGGAACCGGTAAACCCGCTCATGCCGACCGTATCGCCCGGATTGATAAGGGCGGCGGCCTGTTCGGCGCTGGTGATGCGGGATTTGAGCGTCTGATGGGCAATGCGCGCAGACATGGCGAGGGCTTCTCCTGCGTTTGTGTTGGCCTGACAATGGGATAGGTTCCGGGGCCCAGGGCCGGGGCCGTGGGTCAGGGACTGTCGGGGCGTCCCGCGCATGCGCCCCGATCCGGCTCTTTGCAAGCGAGTCGGGGACCAATACGACCAATGTCTTGGGTCTTTGGTACAAGCGCTAAACCCCTAGGGGGTGGAGGTATAGTTAAAGATGCGTGCCGGCGGATAGGGGAATCTTGTAGCGGGTAACAGGGCGCATTTGAAGGAAGCTTGATTCTAATCCGGCATCAGTGCAATCGTTACTCATAAAGGATTCAGCCTTGCGCTTGTTCAAGTTGGCTTTGGCCTCCTCCGCTGAATTTGATAATATGTCGCAAAACCCTGATGCAACGCCCTTGAACGACGTGCGCAGGGAACAATTGATTGATCGTATTAAAGAATTCTTCGTCGATAATAAATTGGAAGTAACGCCGGAGAACCTGTTGGCGGTTCATGCCGCCTATTCGGGGTCATCGCCGCGCCTTGCGCGAAAGTTCAGCGTCATGCGCGAGGAGAACCGGATCATCACGCAGGCCTGGCTGGATCAGGTGACGGAAAGGGACGAGGATGGCGCCCTGCGCGAGAATGCGCAGCACATGC harbors:
- a CDS encoding sensor histidine kinase codes for the protein MRYDDRLATALRLTPVGQGVARIQFRQLLDLLGTLPVEEQGEMVDLAYLRLGELGGRIPAADRAAILRQPGLRLRAPRLVATLAGAEPVVSLSALHAAQLSDEQWVDLIPALPLASRGSLGMRRDLGPGARALLARLGIGDPALSSTAAPKEPTPQAPEPVAQTPAPPPTPARPPRASAYQSSSPPAEDTIGALVRRIEAFRQARENNIAAEAARPAPPKKTRPGQPIQSFDFASDGEGRIVWAEARVAPMVVGYGLGGNGPGANAVRLHQPFRAVMITLAGAPAIAGEWQVDAVPRFDPLGGRYIGHLGRFRRPAAVAASPAPAVPAQDSETDRLRQLLHELRTPVNAIQGFAEVIQQQLFGPTPHEYRALAAVVAADSALMLAGFEELDRYARLESGSLALARGECDLAAALDVLVSRLASDERGPALRLEGHERPCPVALDGTEAERLCWRLLATLAGNGKAGEAMPIRLEHRGDAVLADFALPQALAGLNDEELFHGAVPATHQPGAGMFGTGFALRLAAAEARAAGGSLIREGQQLLLTLPGLTLPIVNLSQVPENRPEACETPVA
- a CDS encoding Lrp/AsnC family transcriptional regulator; the protein is MANLDQIDRRLLAELQDEGRVTNVELAQRVGLTAPPCLRRVRALEEEGVIRGYHAELDGAKLGFSITVFAMVSLKSQAEEALRGFEDHVRGLPEVRECHMLNGEIDFILKIVSRDLQSFQEFLTSKLTPAPNVASVKTSLTIRTSKHLPGVPLED
- a CDS encoding acetyl-CoA hydrolase/transferase family protein; amino-acid sequence: MSARIAHQTLKSRITSAEQAAALINPGDTVGMSGFTGSGYPKAVPLALASRIEDAHRAGDPFQVRVWTGASTGPELDAALAKANGIEFRLPYNSDPIAREKINSGQMDYFDMHLSQVAPMAWQGFLGPLDVALVEVTAINADGSLVPSSSVGNNKTWLDRADRIILEVNRWQAEELEGMHDIYYGTRLPPHRVPIPLTRPDDRIGQPTLQCDPDKIVAIVETDAPDRNLPFDAPGETALRIAGHLLDFLANEVKQGRMPENLLPLQSGVGNIANAVLSGLVNSPFENLTSYTEVIQDGMIDLLDAGKLRMASATSFSLSPEAAQRMNSNMAAYREKMILRPQEISNHPELIRRLGCIAMNGLIEADIYGNVNSTHVMGSRIQNGIGGSGDFARNAYVSIFMTPSTAKGGKISAIVPQVAHVDHIAQDVQVVVTEQGLADLRGLSPKQRALAIIQNCAHPDFRPMLADYYERALKGSYGLHAPSLPGEALSWHQRFIETGSMKV